In Nocardioides sp. InS609-2, a single genomic region encodes these proteins:
- a CDS encoding 5-(carboxyamino)imidazole ribonucleotide synthase, whose product MPQPLAPTLAVIGGGQLARMMAQPAIALGLPLRLLAEGPDVSAAQVIPDHVVGDYRDLDTLRAVTAGCAVVTFDHEHVPTEHLHALEADLAVRPGPEALVHAQDKAVMRARLAELGVPCPRNAVVTTVAEVEEFGFPCVLKTTRGGYDGKGVWVVRAAAEADVAFEAAAAAGVGLLAEELVDFRRELSALVARSPSGQAAAYPIVASTQLEGICHEVIAPAPDLSPELAGQAQGIALKIAGELDVTGILAVELFETTDGRVLVNELAMRPHNTGHWTQDGAVTSQFENHLRAVMDLPLGSPAPRERWTVMVNILGGPDDTGRLYDGFPHAMARDPFLRVHLYGKALRPGRKVGHVNAYGDDLDDCLVRARHAAAWFRGDLGDESE is encoded by the coding sequence GTGCCGCAGCCCCTTGCTCCGACCCTGGCCGTCATCGGTGGTGGGCAGCTGGCGCGGATGATGGCGCAGCCGGCCATCGCGCTCGGTCTGCCGCTGCGTCTGCTCGCCGAAGGGCCCGACGTCTCCGCGGCCCAGGTGATCCCCGACCACGTGGTGGGCGACTACCGCGACCTCGACACCCTGCGTGCGGTCACGGCGGGCTGCGCCGTCGTCACGTTCGACCACGAGCACGTGCCGACCGAGCACCTCCACGCGCTCGAGGCCGACCTGGCGGTGCGGCCCGGCCCCGAGGCCCTCGTGCATGCCCAGGACAAGGCCGTCATGCGCGCCAGGCTGGCCGAGCTCGGCGTGCCCTGCCCGCGCAACGCGGTGGTGACGACCGTGGCCGAGGTCGAGGAGTTCGGCTTCCCGTGCGTGCTCAAGACCACCCGTGGTGGCTACGACGGCAAGGGTGTGTGGGTCGTCCGCGCTGCGGCCGAGGCCGACGTCGCCTTCGAGGCGGCTGCCGCAGCGGGTGTCGGCCTGCTCGCGGAGGAGCTCGTGGACTTCCGGCGCGAGCTGTCGGCGCTCGTCGCACGCTCGCCGAGCGGCCAGGCCGCGGCGTACCCGATCGTCGCCTCGACCCAGCTCGAGGGGATCTGCCACGAGGTCATCGCGCCCGCCCCCGACCTGTCGCCGGAGCTGGCCGGGCAGGCGCAGGGGATCGCGCTGAAGATCGCAGGCGAGCTCGACGTGACGGGCATCCTGGCGGTCGAGCTCTTCGAGACCACGGACGGCCGGGTGCTCGTCAACGAGCTGGCCATGCGGCCGCACAACACCGGCCACTGGACCCAGGACGGCGCGGTCACCTCGCAGTTCGAGAACCACCTGCGCGCGGTGATGGACCTGCCCCTCGGCTCTCCCGCGCCGCGCGAACGCTGGACCGTGATGGTCAACATCCTCGGTGGGCCCGACGACACCGGACGCCTGTACGACGGCTTCCCGCACGCCATGGCCCGCGACCCGTTCCTGCGGGTGCACCTGTACGGCAAGGCCCTGCGGCCCGGTCGCAAGGTCGGCCACGTCAACGCCTACGGCGACGACCTCGACGACTGTCTGGTGCGGGCGCGGCATGCTGCCGCATGGTTCCGCGGAGATCTGGGAGATGAGAGCGAATGA
- a CDS encoding winged helix-turn-helix domain-containing protein: MVQDVRVDPEDRRCWRGAEEVRLSRKEFDLVLALIVRAGEVVTRDELMDRVWQTRFYTSSKTIDVHLGWVRRKLGDDTRNPTLITTHRGRGLRFEVAAPVEVAAAN, encoded by the coding sequence ATGGTCCAGGACGTGCGAGTCGACCCCGAGGATCGGCGCTGTTGGCGCGGCGCCGAGGAGGTCCGGCTGTCGCGCAAGGAGTTCGACCTGGTGCTGGCACTGATCGTCCGCGCGGGTGAGGTCGTGACCCGCGACGAGCTGATGGACCGGGTCTGGCAGACCCGGTTCTACACGTCGTCGAAGACGATCGACGTCCATCTGGGGTGGGTACGCCGCAAGCTCGGTGACGACACCCGCAACCCCACTCTGATCACCACCCATCGCGGCCGTGGCCTGCGGTTCGAGGTGGCTGCGCCGGTCGAGGTGGCCGCAGCGAACTGA
- a CDS encoding adenylate/guanylate cyclase domain-containing protein, protein MAPEESSPSERLERAILGEGRVFNAVEVASETGVTIDQTRRLWRALGFPEHVAEVAFTQSDVDAVSTVISIVDSGAVDFDMAVNLTRAVGQTMARLADWEVATLVNRVEELARSDEESGSRVTSAIRLVDQVIEPFESLLVFAWRRHLAAAVSRMEALGANEEDLHTTQVTAGFADIVAFTQLSNEIEANRIGDLVEVFESRCADVVAAQGGRVIKSIGDSVLFVCDDAERGVAIAEGIINVIGRDTRMPDVRLGLATGSVVMRMGDVFGPPVNMAARLTAVARRNRVIIDQATADLLPPDVFDTRRLPARPVRGFGLVEPVAVRRH, encoded by the coding sequence ATGGCACCTGAGGAGTCCTCGCCCAGCGAGCGCCTCGAACGCGCGATCCTCGGTGAGGGGCGGGTCTTCAACGCCGTCGAGGTGGCGTCCGAGACGGGTGTGACGATCGACCAGACCCGCCGACTTTGGCGGGCGCTCGGCTTCCCCGAGCACGTCGCCGAGGTGGCGTTCACGCAGTCCGACGTCGACGCGGTGTCCACCGTGATCTCGATCGTCGACTCCGGCGCCGTCGACTTCGACATGGCCGTCAACCTGACCCGGGCAGTGGGCCAGACGATGGCCCGGCTCGCCGACTGGGAGGTCGCGACGCTGGTCAACCGGGTCGAGGAGCTGGCCCGTTCCGACGAGGAGTCCGGCAGCCGCGTGACGTCGGCGATCCGGCTGGTCGACCAGGTCATCGAGCCGTTCGAGAGCCTGCTGGTCTTCGCCTGGCGCCGCCACCTCGCCGCCGCCGTGTCGCGGATGGAGGCGCTCGGCGCCAACGAGGAGGACCTCCACACGACCCAGGTGACGGCGGGCTTCGCCGACATCGTCGCCTTCACCCAGCTCAGCAACGAGATCGAGGCCAACCGGATCGGTGACCTCGTCGAGGTCTTCGAGAGTCGCTGCGCCGACGTGGTCGCGGCGCAGGGTGGGCGGGTGATCAAGAGCATCGGCGACTCGGTGCTCTTCGTCTGCGACGACGCCGAGCGCGGCGTCGCGATCGCCGAGGGCATCATCAACGTCATCGGCCGCGACACCCGGATGCCCGACGTACGCCTCGGCCTGGCCACCGGATCGGTCGTCATGCGGATGGGCGACGTGTTCGGGCCGCCGGTCAACATGGCCGCCCGGCTCACCGCCGTGGCCCGCCGCAACCGGGTGATCATCGACCAGGCGACCGCCGACCTGCTGCCGCCGGACGTGTTCGACACGCGCCGGCTGCCGGCCCGTCCGGTGCGCGGATTCGGCCTCGTCGAGCCCGTCGCCGTACGTCGTCACTGA
- a CDS encoding PH domain-containing protein: MAYPTKLLNDGEHVVVSTRTHPKALIGPFLLLVVILVVALLLGRIGDSDAAGIFHLVVWIVAALGMVWFVVRPFVDWLTTTYTFTNRRFIKRSGLIAKEGRTIPLNRISGVDFDIGVIDRIFGCGTLIVSDASTNGRVELDDIPRVEQVQLQVAQELHRLAGGDPVRSDDGT, from the coding sequence GTGGCATACCCGACCAAGTTGCTCAACGACGGCGAGCATGTAGTCGTCTCGACACGCACCCACCCCAAGGCCCTGATCGGCCCGTTCCTGCTGTTGGTCGTGATCCTCGTGGTCGCGCTGCTGCTCGGCCGGATCGGCGACAGCGACGCGGCCGGCATCTTCCACCTGGTGGTCTGGATCGTGGCCGCGCTCGGCATGGTCTGGTTCGTGGTGCGGCCGTTCGTCGACTGGCTGACGACGACGTACACATTCACCAACCGCCGCTTCATCAAGCGCTCCGGGCTGATCGCCAAGGAGGGCCGCACGATCCCGCTCAACCGCATCAGCGGCGTCGACTTCGACATCGGCGTGATCGACCGGATCTTCGGCTGCGGCACCCTGATCGTCTCCGACGCCAGCACCAATGGTCGGGTCGAGCTCGATGACATCCCTCGGGTCGAGCAGGTGCAGCTCCAGGTCGCCCAGGAGCTCCACCGACTCGCGGGTGGAGACCCGGTGCGATCCGACGATGGCACCTGA
- a CDS encoding biotin--[acetyl-CoA-carboxylase] ligase, translating into MSEPLAPRPPLDPDRLAALAGPWRVEVVDTTPSTNAVVAERARAGEEAGLVVTTEHQTAGRGRLDRVWETPRGVALTFSVLLRPDIPATEWTWLPLLTGYAVQAALADRVPEISLKWPNDVMVEEHKIAGILVERIETPDGPVAVIGIGINVNQTIDDLPVALATSLALELGESFDRTDLLVHVLGSLHGLMPLLDTPAALRAAYLDACSTIGREVDVHLPGGDVRRGEAIGIDANGALVVSSADGALTVGAGDVIHVRATS; encoded by the coding sequence ATGAGTGAGCCCCTCGCACCTCGCCCGCCCCTGGACCCCGACCGCCTCGCCGCACTGGCCGGACCGTGGCGCGTCGAGGTCGTCGACACGACGCCGTCGACCAACGCGGTGGTCGCCGAACGCGCCCGTGCCGGCGAGGAGGCTGGCCTGGTCGTCACCACCGAGCACCAGACCGCGGGTCGAGGCCGTCTCGACCGCGTGTGGGAGACGCCGCGCGGCGTGGCACTGACCTTCTCGGTGCTGCTGCGTCCCGACATCCCGGCAACGGAGTGGACCTGGCTACCGCTGCTCACCGGGTACGCCGTCCAGGCTGCGCTCGCCGACCGGGTGCCCGAGATCTCGCTCAAGTGGCCCAACGACGTGATGGTCGAGGAACACAAGATCGCCGGCATCCTGGTCGAGCGGATCGAGACACCCGACGGTCCGGTCGCCGTCATCGGGATCGGCATCAACGTCAACCAGACGATCGACGACCTGCCCGTCGCGCTGGCCACGTCACTGGCCCTCGAGCTGGGCGAGAGCTTCGACCGGACCGACCTGCTGGTCCACGTCCTCGGCTCGCTGCACGGGTTGATGCCGCTGCTCGACACGCCCGCTGCGCTGCGCGCGGCGTACCTCGACGCCTGCTCGACGATCGGTCGCGAGGTCGACGTACACCTTCCCGGAGGCGACGTACGCCGCGGCGAGGCGATCGGCATCGACGCCAACGGAGCCCTCGTGGTGAGCTCGGCCGACGGAGCGCTCACGGTCGGGGCTGGTGACGTCATCCACGTGCGCGCCACCAGCTGA
- a CDS encoding acyl-CoA carboxylase subunit beta gives MSADATQPDAQPDIHTTAGKLADLELRLDEAVHAASAKAVEKQHAKGRGTARERIALLFDEGSFVELDELARHRSTNFGLEKNRPYGDGVITGYGTVDGRQVCVFSQDFTIFGGSLGQVYGEKICKVMDLAVKTGSPIIGINEGAGARIQEGVVSLGLYGEIFKRNVHASGVIPQISMIMGSCAGGHVYSPAVTDFTIMVDGTSNMFITGPDVIKTVTGEDVTMEELGGARTHNTKSGNAHYMGSDEQDAIDYVKALLSYLPQNNLDEPPTYDSPADTDFSDLDRTLDTLIPDSPNQPYDMHEVITAVVDDEEFLEVQAMFAPNIIVGYGRVEGRSVGVVANQPMQFAGTLDIDASEKAARFVRTCDAFNIPVLTFVDVPGFLPGTDQEWNGIIRRGAKLIYAYAEATVPLVTIITRKAYGGAYDVMGSKHLGADLNLAWPTAQIAVMGAQGAVNILYRNELKNAEDPEARRAELVQEYDDHLANPYQAAERGYVDAVITPHETRVEVVRALRLLRSKRETLPAKKHGNIPL, from the coding sequence GTGAGTGCAGACGCAACCCAGCCCGACGCCCAGCCCGATATTCACACCACGGCCGGCAAGCTCGCCGACCTGGAGCTCCGCCTCGACGAGGCCGTGCACGCGGCTTCCGCGAAGGCCGTCGAGAAGCAGCACGCGAAGGGTCGCGGCACCGCCCGCGAGCGCATCGCACTGCTGTTCGACGAGGGCTCGTTCGTCGAGCTCGACGAGCTCGCGCGGCACCGCTCCACCAACTTCGGCCTGGAGAAGAACCGGCCCTACGGCGACGGCGTCATCACCGGCTACGGCACGGTCGACGGCCGCCAGGTGTGCGTGTTCTCGCAGGACTTCACGATCTTCGGCGGGTCCCTCGGCCAGGTATACGGCGAGAAGATCTGCAAGGTCATGGACCTTGCGGTCAAGACCGGCTCCCCGATCATCGGCATCAACGAGGGCGCCGGCGCGCGAATCCAGGAGGGTGTCGTCTCGCTGGGCCTCTACGGTGAGATCTTCAAGCGCAACGTGCACGCCTCGGGAGTCATCCCGCAGATCAGCATGATCATGGGCTCCTGCGCCGGCGGGCACGTCTACTCCCCCGCCGTCACCGACTTCACGATCATGGTCGACGGCACCTCCAACATGTTCATCACCGGACCCGACGTCATCAAGACCGTCACCGGCGAGGACGTCACGATGGAGGAGCTCGGCGGCGCGCGCACGCACAACACCAAGTCGGGCAACGCCCACTACATGGGCTCCGACGAGCAGGACGCCATCGACTACGTCAAGGCGCTGCTGTCGTACCTTCCGCAGAACAACCTCGACGAGCCGCCGACGTACGACAGTCCGGCCGACACGGACTTCTCCGACCTCGACCGCACGCTCGACACGCTGATCCCCGACTCGCCCAACCAGCCCTACGACATGCACGAGGTCATCACGGCGGTCGTGGACGACGAGGAGTTCCTCGAGGTCCAGGCGATGTTCGCACCCAACATCATCGTCGGCTACGGCCGCGTCGAGGGCCGCTCGGTCGGCGTCGTCGCCAACCAGCCGATGCAGTTCGCCGGCACCCTCGACATCGACGCGTCCGAGAAGGCCGCCCGCTTCGTGCGCACCTGTGACGCCTTCAACATCCCGGTGCTGACGTTCGTCGACGTGCCCGGCTTCCTGCCCGGCACCGACCAGGAGTGGAACGGCATCATCCGTCGCGGCGCGAAGCTCATCTACGCCTACGCCGAGGCGACGGTGCCGCTCGTCACGATCATCACCCGCAAGGCCTACGGCGGCGCCTACGACGTGATGGGGTCCAAGCACCTCGGTGCCGATCTCAACCTCGCCTGGCCCACCGCACAGATCGCCGTGATGGGTGCGCAGGGCGCGGTCAACATCCTCTACCGCAACGAGCTCAAGAACGCCGAGGACCCCGAGGCCCGTCGCGCCGAGCTGGTGCAGGAGTACGACGACCACCTGGCCAACCCCTACCAGGCGGCCGAGCGGGGCTACGTCGACGCCGTCATCACCCCGCACGAGACGCGGGTCGAGGTCGTCCGAGCGCTGCGACTCCTCCGCTCGAAACGGGAGACGCTGCCGGCCAAGAAGCACGGGAACATCCCGCTGTGA
- a CDS encoding acyl-CoA carboxylase subunit epsilon — MSESDEESAEQPKSVLSIVNADATPEEIAALVAVFSALPASASAPAEPVSEWASHHRKVRRTLPHGPGGWRSSALPH, encoded by the coding sequence GTGAGCGAGTCCGACGAGGAGTCGGCCGAGCAGCCGAAGTCGGTGCTAAGCATCGTCAACGCCGATGCGACGCCCGAGGAGATCGCCGCGCTCGTCGCGGTGTTCTCCGCTCTGCCGGCCTCGGCCTCGGCTCCGGCCGAGCCGGTGTCGGAGTGGGCCTCCCACCACCGCAAGGTGCGTCGTACTCTCCCGCACGGTCCGGGTGGCTGGCGCTCCAGCGCGCTGCCGCACTGA
- a CDS encoding alkaline phosphatase D family protein, which translates to MSALLLGPLLRYVDEESASVWVKTASAAMVAVRAGKHRASARTFRVHDHHYALVELAGLPSGTHLDYEVMVDDELVWPTSDSSYPPSRIVTLDHSKPLRMAFGSCRTSVAHDAEGNETHGVDALRAYALRMAGMTDSSAEHDPDPDDEVRWPDLVLFLGDQVYADETTAEMRAFIESRRDIEEPPWTELKDYEEYTQLYELAWTDPANRWLLSTVPTAMIFDDHDIRDDWNTSQAWKDEMEATEWWHGRIVAGLASYWVYQHLGNLSPAERKADEIWQQITSHDGEGEYDASALLDAMVEKADQEPETYRWSHSRDFGDQARLIVLDSRAARVLDPEQRSILDDNELAWLDERMRGDVDHLLIGTSLPFLLAPGLHYVEAFSEALAGGAWGRRGAALGEKLRTTVDLEHWAAFQEGFQTVAAMALEVARGIRGRAPATVTFLSGDVHHSYVSEARITRRAGRGQPPLKSRVVQAVCSPIRNPLPRRMRFATAALSYGVAGPLGHVVARSAKVPKAPVRWRLLNGPWFDNNLATLEVTPGGLHLWWARGEVHDGAHDRPSFVEVATLDIDDRR; encoded by the coding sequence ATGAGCGCACTCCTCCTCGGTCCACTGCTGCGCTACGTCGACGAGGAGAGCGCGTCGGTGTGGGTGAAGACGGCGTCCGCCGCCATGGTGGCGGTGCGGGCCGGCAAGCATCGGGCCTCTGCCCGCACCTTCCGCGTCCACGACCACCACTACGCCCTGGTCGAGCTGGCAGGGCTACCGTCCGGAACGCACCTCGACTACGAGGTGATGGTGGACGACGAGCTCGTGTGGCCGACCTCTGACTCGTCGTACCCGCCGTCACGGATCGTCACGCTCGACCACTCAAAGCCACTGCGCATGGCCTTCGGCTCATGCCGTACGTCGGTCGCACACGACGCCGAAGGCAACGAGACACACGGTGTCGACGCGCTGCGGGCCTATGCGCTCCGGATGGCCGGCATGACCGACAGCAGCGCCGAGCACGACCCAGATCCGGACGACGAGGTGCGCTGGCCCGACCTTGTGCTGTTCCTCGGCGATCAGGTGTACGCCGACGAGACCACCGCCGAGATGCGGGCGTTCATCGAGTCGCGGCGCGACATCGAGGAGCCGCCGTGGACCGAGCTCAAGGACTACGAGGAGTACACCCAGCTCTACGAGCTCGCCTGGACCGACCCCGCCAATCGCTGGCTGCTCTCGACCGTGCCGACCGCCATGATCTTCGACGACCACGACATCCGAGACGACTGGAACACCTCCCAGGCCTGGAAGGATGAGATGGAAGCCACCGAGTGGTGGCACGGCCGGATCGTGGCCGGCCTAGCGTCGTACTGGGTCTACCAGCACCTCGGCAACCTCTCGCCCGCCGAACGCAAGGCGGACGAGATCTGGCAGCAGATCACTAGCCACGACGGCGAGGGTGAGTACGACGCATCGGCGCTTCTCGACGCGATGGTCGAAAAGGCTGACCAGGAGCCGGAGACCTACCGCTGGAGCCACTCCCGAGACTTCGGTGACCAGGCCAGGCTGATCGTCCTCGACTCTCGCGCTGCGCGTGTCCTCGATCCGGAACAGCGCTCCATCCTCGACGACAACGAGCTGGCCTGGCTCGACGAACGCATGCGCGGCGACGTCGACCACCTCTTGATCGGTACGTCGCTCCCGTTCCTGCTTGCGCCAGGGCTGCACTATGTCGAGGCGTTCAGCGAAGCGCTGGCCGGCGGAGCGTGGGGTCGCCGCGGCGCCGCGCTGGGCGAGAAGCTGCGCACGACCGTCGACCTCGAGCACTGGGCCGCATTCCAGGAGGGCTTCCAGACGGTCGCCGCAATGGCACTGGAGGTGGCGCGCGGCATCCGCGGCCGCGCCCCGGCCACCGTGACGTTCCTGTCGGGCGACGTCCACCACAGCTACGTGTCGGAAGCCCGCATCACCCGACGGGCCGGACGCGGCCAGCCACCACTGAAGAGCCGCGTCGTGCAGGCCGTCTGCTCCCCGATCCGAAACCCGCTGCCACGGCGGATGCGCTTCGCCACGGCTGCCCTGTCGTACGGCGTCGCGGGCCCGCTGGGCCACGTCGTCGCGCGGTCAGCCAAGGTGCCCAAGGCTCCGGTGCGCTGGCGGCTCCTGAACGGTCCGTGGTTCGACAACAACCTCGCGACGCTCGAGGTCACACCCGGCGGGCTGCACCTGTGGTGGGCACGTGGCGAGGTGCACGACGGGGCCCACGATCGCCCGTCCTTCGTCGAGGTCGCGACGCTCGACATCGACGACCGCCGATAG
- a CDS encoding Maf family protein, producing MPFVLASASPARLATLRSAGLEPHVVVSGVDESQLVDLPPVELALQLAELKCATVAERDDVPDQALVLGCDSVLELDGAALGKPHDADDATRRWQAMRGRSGVLHTGHCLRDTGSGAVAAATASTTVHFADVTDDEIAAYVATGEPLHVAGAFTVDGLGGGFVTRIDGDHHNVVGVSLPLLRDLVRELGHEWTSLWVAPAG from the coding sequence GTGCCGTTCGTCCTCGCCTCCGCCTCCCCCGCCCGCCTCGCGACGTTGCGCAGCGCCGGCCTCGAACCACACGTCGTCGTCAGCGGCGTCGACGAGTCGCAGCTGGTCGACCTGCCGCCGGTCGAGCTCGCGCTTCAGCTGGCCGAGCTGAAGTGCGCGACCGTCGCCGAGCGCGACGACGTGCCCGACCAGGCGTTGGTGCTGGGCTGCGACTCGGTTCTCGAGCTCGACGGAGCAGCCCTCGGCAAGCCCCACGACGCCGACGATGCGACGCGTCGCTGGCAGGCCATGCGCGGGCGGTCGGGGGTGCTGCACACCGGACACTGCCTCCGCGACACGGGCTCAGGCGCGGTCGCCGCGGCCACCGCGTCGACGACGGTGCACTTCGCCGACGTGACCGACGACGAGATCGCGGCGTACGTCGCCACCGGCGAGCCCCTCCACGTCGCCGGCGCCTTCACAGTCGACGGTCTCGGGGGTGGTTTCGTCACCCGCATCGACGGCGACCACCACAATGTCGTCGGCGTCAGCCTGCCCCTGCTGCGCGACCTGGTGCGTGAGCTCGGCCACGAATGGACCTCGCTGTGGGTGGCCCCGGCTGGTTAG
- a CDS encoding DUF885 domain-containing protein gives MTNERTVDAICNAYVEDYCALDPLTATFIGVAGYDDQLPDLSPAGNDAREALTDRAYADMAAASPVDEREAVARDAFLERLGLEREMTAAGYARSEFNVISSGLHGVRSVFDLMATDTADDWATLDRRLAAIPRAIEGYRVTLAEEAAKGNVVATRQYVEVAEQVRRWSGQEGESGDFFVGLVARSDMDGELRSSLEQHAAGASRSFADFGLFLEDEMAPRGRENEAVGREHYELASRYFLGAAVDLDETYAWGWAELKRLADDMAATAERIVPGASVSEAVAALDADPTRTVEGREDFRAWMQELADRTIDELADSYFDIPDPIRRIECRLAPTNDGGIYYTGPSEDFSRPGRMWWSVPDGIETFSPWREVTTVFHEGVPGHHLQIGQTAYRKESLNRWQRLMCWVSGHGEGWALYAERLMDDLGHLADPADRLGMLEAQSFRAARVIVDIGMHLELEIPRDNPFGFHPGETWTPALGREFIGQHCSMEDAVIDFEVKRYLGWPGQAPSYKVGERIWLEARDEARARAGDTFDLKAFHRAALDLGSIGLDPLKAALARL, from the coding sequence GTGACCAACGAACGCACCGTCGACGCCATCTGCAACGCCTACGTCGAGGACTACTGCGCCCTCGACCCGTTGACAGCCACCTTCATCGGCGTCGCCGGCTACGACGACCAGCTGCCAGACCTCTCGCCCGCCGGCAACGACGCCCGCGAGGCACTCACCGACAGGGCTTACGCCGACATGGCGGCCGCGAGTCCAGTCGACGAGCGCGAGGCCGTCGCCCGCGATGCCTTCCTCGAGCGGCTCGGCCTCGAGCGAGAGATGACGGCGGCCGGCTACGCCCGCTCGGAGTTCAACGTCATCAGCAGCGGCCTGCACGGCGTCCGCTCGGTCTTCGACCTGATGGCCACCGACACCGCCGACGACTGGGCCACCCTCGACCGGCGACTGGCCGCCATACCCCGGGCTATCGAGGGTTACCGAGTCACCCTCGCCGAGGAGGCGGCCAAGGGCAACGTGGTCGCCACCCGCCAGTACGTCGAGGTGGCCGAGCAGGTGCGCCGCTGGAGCGGCCAGGAGGGCGAGTCGGGCGACTTCTTCGTCGGCCTGGTCGCGCGCAGTGACATGGACGGCGAGCTGCGCTCCTCCCTCGAGCAACACGCCGCCGGGGCCTCGCGCTCGTTCGCCGACTTCGGCCTGTTCCTCGAGGACGAGATGGCGCCGCGCGGGCGCGAGAACGAGGCGGTCGGCCGGGAGCACTACGAGCTGGCCTCCCGCTACTTCCTGGGTGCCGCCGTCGACCTCGACGAGACCTACGCGTGGGGCTGGGCGGAGTTGAAGCGGCTCGCCGACGACATGGCGGCGACGGCTGAGCGCATCGTGCCGGGCGCATCCGTGTCAGAGGCCGTCGCAGCGCTGGACGCGGATCCCACGCGCACCGTCGAGGGGCGCGAGGACTTCCGTGCGTGGATGCAGGAGCTCGCCGACCGCACCATCGACGAGCTGGCCGACAGCTACTTCGACATCCCCGACCCGATCCGCCGTATCGAGTGCCGCCTCGCGCCCACCAACGACGGCGGCATCTACTACACCGGCCCGTCGGAGGACTTCAGCCGTCCGGGACGCATGTGGTGGTCGGTGCCCGACGGCATCGAGACCTTCTCCCCCTGGCGAGAGGTGACCACCGTCTTCCACGAGGGCGTGCCCGGCCATCACCTCCAGATCGGTCAGACGGCGTACCGCAAGGAATCCCTCAACCGCTGGCAGCGGCTGATGTGCTGGGTCAGCGGCCACGGCGAGGGCTGGGCGCTGTACGCCGAGCGGCTGATGGACGACCTCGGGCACCTCGCCGACCCCGCCGACCGGCTCGGCATGCTCGAAGCCCAGTCGTTCCGGGCCGCCCGTGTCATCGTCGACATCGGCATGCACCTCGAGCTGGAGATCCCCCGCGACAACCCCTTCGGTTTCCACCCGGGCGAGACATGGACTCCGGCTCTCGGTCGGGAGTTCATCGGCCAGCACTGCTCGATGGAGGACGCCGTCATCGACTTCGAGGTGAAGCGCTACCTCGGCTGGCCGGGCCAGGCGCCGTCGTACAAGGTGGGCGAGCGGATCTGGCTGGAGGCGCGCGACGAGGCAAGAGCACGGGCGGGCGACACCTTCGACCTCAAGGCGTTCCACCGGGCCGCGCTGGACCTCGGCTCGATCGGTCTCGACCCGCTGAAGGCGGCGCTGGCGCGCCTCTGA
- a CDS encoding CDP-alcohol phosphatidyltransferase family protein, whose protein sequence is MGAIRETAADPAAERLWTSATVITFVRTAIAVSLAAWAAYDGDKTLLVIALVVYWVGDMLDGFVARLRDEETRIGAVMDIFSDRFCAGAFYIGLAWLEPHLSPAIFVYLAEFMVIDCFISIAFLAWPIRSPNYFYEIDRRIWLWNWSKPGKATNSALFAVLLLVTGWMWLGLAIATALLVLKCVSLGWLMKLKLPVPERVVS, encoded by the coding sequence ATGGGGGCCATCAGGGAGACCGCTGCCGATCCGGCCGCCGAGCGGTTGTGGACGTCGGCCACCGTCATCACCTTCGTACGCACGGCGATCGCGGTCTCGCTCGCCGCGTGGGCGGCGTACGACGGTGACAAGACCCTGCTGGTCATCGCACTGGTCGTCTATTGGGTCGGCGACATGCTCGACGGCTTCGTGGCGCGGCTGCGCGACGAGGAGACCCGCATCGGCGCGGTGATGGACATTTTCAGCGACCGGTTCTGTGCCGGCGCGTTCTACATCGGGCTGGCCTGGCTCGAGCCGCACCTCTCGCCGGCGATCTTCGTCTACCTGGCGGAGTTCATGGTCATCGACTGCTTCATCTCGATCGCCTTCCTGGCCTGGCCGATCCGCAGCCCCAACTACTTCTACGAGATCGACCGCCGCATCTGGCTCTGGAACTGGTCGAAGCCCGGCAAGGCCACCAACTCCGCGCTCTTCGCCGTGCTCCTGCTGGTGACCGGCTGGATGTGGCTCGGGCTCGCCATCGCCACCGCCCTGCTCGTGCTCAAGTGCGTGTCTCTCGGCTGGCTGATGAAGCTCAAGCTGCCGGTGCCGGAGCGAGTCGTCTCGTGA